In Solenopsis invicta isolate M01_SB unplaced genomic scaffold, UNIL_Sinv_3.0 scaffold_38, whole genome shotgun sequence, one DNA window encodes the following:
- the LOC120359926 gene encoding uncharacterized protein LOC120359926 isoform X2, which produces MDTVVNIEDNDLLSKNKNDVSRGDLLLGIFQKTTSPRTFDFEKEIEKDFTEIQRKTQRLHSQVDATPKVSRYKESREKSRESMTKGKLAKEVKLIRMFPGPAGLVPDVKNDNISATLSYLSSVDQLENKMATKINRRIEIKSQDEKNLAGEKAWKLLLNDLPNNFLQDYKISVVKDKANASHCASMKVRFIAGVLEYIDHSQDDPFVVLKDTTGSIEGTIHRDILLTYPGILEPNVVIFLCNVGLLKTTTYVLTNKYHILVSLVNLLAIYSDKGQIVSTNLMESILSRASSNDELNRINDNTPESVLEPRYISGLQKQVVLDASSNALLQTSSSILDSSSTTNLNHESELTKNSLLQNRQTNEKYKNCEKAFKNDKNDKNTDEMFGCFNYSMDIDDLDMDVFFTVDCEFTTLEEQNSHDRSHSQSISQTEKRHLKNTKKESTINVEKQIKEQHLSQTLQKCITDVKTCDSHTRHSRKNDFSSYDDTAYRDSNLNVKSTLSMIKRNVEKSETLVSYFADDRIDEYDSDDEILSQFDVDNIFDKSKKDC; this is translated from the coding sequence ATGGATACTGTAGTCAATATCGAGGATAACGATCTACTTTCCAAGAATAAGAACGACGTATCACGAGGGGATTTATTGTTGGGAATTTTCCAGAAAACCACTTCTCCAAGGACATTTGACTttgagaaagagatagagaaagatttTACAGAGATACAAAGGAAGACGCAACGTTTGCACTCTCAAGTGGATGCAACTCCAAAGGTATCACGGTATAAAGAGTCTAGGGAAAAGAGTCGTGAGTCTATGACTAAAGGAAAACTCGCAAAAGAGGTAAAATTGATTCGAATGTTTCCTGGGCCAGCTGGCTTGGTACCAGATGTAAAAAACGATAATATCTCTGCTACTCTGTCTTATCTTAGCAGTGTTGACCAATTGGAAAATAAAATGGCCACCAAGATAAATCGGCGCATCGAGATCAAGTCCcaagatgaaaaaaatttggctGGAGAGAAAGCTTGGAAACTTTTGTTAAACGACctaccaaataattttttacaggaTTATAAGATATCTGTTGTTAAAGACAAAGCGAATGCTAGTCATTGCGCTAGTATGAAAGTAAGATTTATAGCAGGTGTATTGGAGTACATAGATCATAGTCAGGACGATCCATTTGTAGTATTAAAAGATACAACTGGTAGTATAGAAGGCACTATTCATCGTGATATTTTGTTAACTTATCCTGGCATACTGGAGCCGAATGtggttatttttttatgcaatgtaGGCCTACTAAAAACTACAACGTATGTATTAACAAACAAATATCATATTTTAGTGTCTCTAGTAAACTTATTAGCCATATATTCGGATAAAGGCCAGATTGTAAGTACAAACCTTATGGAAAGTATTTTATCTCGTGCGTCTTCAAACGAcgaattaaatagaattaacgATAATACGCCAGAATCGGTTTTGGAACCACGTTATATTTCTGGACTGCAAAAGCAAGTTGTTCTAGATGCAAGTAGTAACGCACTTTTACAAACTAGTTCCTCCATTCTCGATTCGTCGTCTACCACGAATCTGAATCACGAATCTGAATTAACGAAAAATTCGCTGTTACAAAATCGTCAGACAAatgaaaagtacaaaaattgtgAGAAGGCCTTtaagaatgataaaaatgataaaaatactgATGAGATGTTTGGATGTTTTAACTATTCGATGGATATTGATGACTTGGATATGGACGTTTTCTTTACTGTCGACTGCGAATTTACAACTTTGGAAGAGCAGAATAGTCACGATCGTTCACATTCCCAAAGTATTTCGCAAACTGAAAAAAGACActtgaaaaatacgaaaaaagaaTCAACGATAAATGTTGAAAAGCAGATAAAGGAGCAACATTTATCACAGACTTTACAGAAATGTATTACCGATGTAAAAACTTGCGATTCACATACACGTCATTCACGTAAAAATGATTTCTCGTCTTACGATGATACGGCATACAGAGATTCAAATTTAAACGTGAAATCCACATTGTCAATGATAAAACGTAACGTCGAAAAATCAGAAACACTGGTAAGTTATTTTGCTGACGATAGGATTGACGAGTACGATTCAGACGATGAGATTTTGTCGCAATTTGACGTAGATAACATTTTTGACAAATCGAAAAAAGACTGCTAA
- the LOC120359926 gene encoding uncharacterized protein LOC120359926 isoform X1, translated as MFESDDWIFEDAFDDVEEETRKKFHSPCQKEETPSVKRRRVSVNCGEGGEVLPFTSTHNTCSQTLQMDTVVNIEDNDLLSKNKNDVSRGDLLLGIFQKTTSPRTFDFEKEIEKDFTEIQRKTQRLHSQVDATPKVSRYKESREKSRESMTKGKLAKEVKLIRMFPGPAGLVPDVKNDNISATLSYLSSVDQLENKMATKINRRIEIKSQDEKNLAGEKAWKLLLNDLPNNFLQDYKISVVKDKANASHCASMKVRFIAGVLEYIDHSQDDPFVVLKDTTGSIEGTIHRDILLTYPGILEPNVVIFLCNVGLLKTTTYVLTNKYHILVSLVNLLAIYSDKGQIVSTNLMESILSRASSNDELNRINDNTPESVLEPRYISGLQKQVVLDASSNALLQTSSSILDSSSTTNLNHESELTKNSLLQNRQTNEKYKNCEKAFKNDKNDKNTDEMFGCFNYSMDIDDLDMDVFFTVDCEFTTLEEQNSHDRSHSQSISQTEKRHLKNTKKESTINVEKQIKEQHLSQTLQKCITDVKTCDSHTRHSRKNDFSSYDDTAYRDSNLNVKSTLSMIKRNVEKSETLVSYFADDRIDEYDSDDEILSQFDVDNIFDKSKKDC; from the exons ATGTTCGAAAGTGACGATTGGATTTTCGAA GATGCTTTCGACGATGTCGAGGAGGAAACGAGGAAAAAATTCCATTCTCCATGTCAAAAGGAAGAAACACCGTCTGTCAAACGGCGTAGAGTGTCGGTCAATTGTGGCGAAGGCGGCGAAGTCTTGCCGTTCACGTCGACACATAATACTTGTTCTCAGACATTACAAATGGATACTGTAGTCAATATCGAGGATAACGATCTACTTTCCAAGAATAAGAACGACGTATCACGAGGGGATTTATTGTTGGGAATTTTCCAGAAAACCACTTCTCCAAGGACATTTGACTttgagaaagagatagagaaagatttTACAGAGATACAAAGGAAGACGCAACGTTTGCACTCTCAAGTGGATGCAACTCCAAAGGTATCACGGTATAAAGAGTCTAGGGAAAAGAGTCGTGAGTCTATGACTAAAGGAAAACTCGCAAAAGAGGTAAAATTGATTCGAATGTTTCCTGGGCCAGCTGGCTTGGTACCAGATGTAAAAAACGATAATATCTCTGCTACTCTGTCTTATCTTAGCAGTGTTGACCAATTGGAAAATAAAATGGCCACCAAGATAAATCGGCGCATCGAGATCAAGTCCcaagatgaaaaaaatttggctGGAGAGAAAGCTTGGAAACTTTTGTTAAACGACctaccaaataattttttacaggaTTATAAGATATCTGTTGTTAAAGACAAAGCGAATGCTAGTCATTGCGCTAGTATGAAAGTAAGATTTATAGCAGGTGTATTGGAGTACATAGATCATAGTCAGGACGATCCATTTGTAGTATTAAAAGATACAACTGGTAGTATAGAAGGCACTATTCATCGTGATATTTTGTTAACTTATCCTGGCATACTGGAGCCGAATGtggttatttttttatgcaatgtaGGCCTACTAAAAACTACAACGTATGTATTAACAAACAAATATCATATTTTAGTGTCTCTAGTAAACTTATTAGCCATATATTCGGATAAAGGCCAGATTGTAAGTACAAACCTTATGGAAAGTATTTTATCTCGTGCGTCTTCAAACGAcgaattaaatagaattaacgATAATACGCCAGAATCGGTTTTGGAACCACGTTATATTTCTGGACTGCAAAAGCAAGTTGTTCTAGATGCAAGTAGTAACGCACTTTTACAAACTAGTTCCTCCATTCTCGATTCGTCGTCTACCACGAATCTGAATCACGAATCTGAATTAACGAAAAATTCGCTGTTACAAAATCGTCAGACAAatgaaaagtacaaaaattgtgAGAAGGCCTTtaagaatgataaaaatgataaaaatactgATGAGATGTTTGGATGTTTTAACTATTCGATGGATATTGATGACTTGGATATGGACGTTTTCTTTACTGTCGACTGCGAATTTACAACTTTGGAAGAGCAGAATAGTCACGATCGTTCACATTCCCAAAGTATTTCGCAAACTGAAAAAAGACActtgaaaaatacgaaaaaagaaTCAACGATAAATGTTGAAAAGCAGATAAAGGAGCAACATTTATCACAGACTTTACAGAAATGTATTACCGATGTAAAAACTTGCGATTCACATACACGTCATTCACGTAAAAATGATTTCTCGTCTTACGATGATACGGCATACAGAGATTCAAATTTAAACGTGAAATCCACATTGTCAATGATAAAACGTAACGTCGAAAAATCAGAAACACTGGTAAGTTATTTTGCTGACGATAGGATTGACGAGTACGATTCAGACGATGAGATTTTGTCGCAATTTGACGTAGATAACATTTTTGACAAATCGAAAAAAGACTGCTAA